The following coding sequences lie in one Rutidosis leptorrhynchoides isolate AG116_Rl617_1_P2 chromosome 4, CSIRO_AGI_Rlap_v1, whole genome shotgun sequence genomic window:
- the LOC139842333 gene encoding secreted RxLR effector protein 161-like has protein sequence MGVADVILCIRIKRDDRGITITQSHYIEKILKRFKCDTCSTVSSPVDQTVKLMPHSGKAVSQLEYSRAIGYRVFKYLKRTMGYGSTYTGFPSVLEGYLDASWITNIEDHSSTTGWIFLLGGGAISWASKKQTCITNSNMESEFVA, from the exons ATGGGAGTTGCGGATGTAATCCTATGTATAAGGATTAAGAGGGATGATAGAGGTATCACAATTACTCAATCTCATTACATTGAGAAGATTTTGAAAAGGTTCAAGTGTGATACATGTTCTACCGTGAGCTCTCCCGTTGATCAGACTGTGAAGCTTATGCCCCATTCGGgtaaagctgtatcacaacttgagtactCTCGAGCAATTGGAT ATAGAGTATTCAAGTACTTAAAGCGTACCATGGGTTATGGTAGCACTTATACTGGGTTCCCTTCAGTTTTAGAAGGATATTTGGATGCAAGCTGGATCACCAACATCGAAGATCATTCATCTACGACTGGTTGGATATTCCTACTTGGAGGAGGTGCTAtctcatgggcttctaagaagcaaacATGCATTACAAATTCAAACATGGAGTCTGAATTTGTAGCTTAG